ACCAGGAGCTTTGTGCCCACCCCATCCGTCGAGGACACCAGCACAGGTTCCTGATAAGCCGACTTGTCCAGCGCGAACAGCGAGCCGAACGCCGTTGTCCGGTTCAACACCGCCGGGACAAACGTGGACTTCACCATCGGCCCGATCGCCTTGACGAACACCTCGGCCTTGCCGATGTCCACTCCGCTGGTCTTGTAGGTCGCGCGCTTTTTCATGTTATGCTCCCGAAGCCCCGATGGGCTGTTCGCTCAAAAATCTTTCCCTCACGTACCTCACGCCGTTTTCAAAGATCTTCGCGCCGTGGCCGAAGCGGCCTTTTTTTTCCAGCCGGGTCCAGAACGGATGCTGGGTGAACAAAAAGTGGCGTTCCGGATGCGGCATCAGGCCCAGGATCCGGCCCGTGGGATCGGTGATCCCGGCGATGTCGTCCATGGAGCCGTTGGGATTATCAGGATACTGCGGACGCCCGCCGCCAGCCGAACAATACCGGAAAACGATCTGGCCGTTCTCCTCCCATTTTTTGAGCAGCGCCGTATCTTCAACGAAGAATTTTCCTTCCCCGTGCGCCACGGGCAGATAGATGATCTCCCCCAGCCCCTCGGTCCACACACAGCGGCCGCCGGATTTCAGGCGCACCCAGCGGTCTTCGAATTTGCCGGAATCATTGTTGGTCAATGTAGCGGCCTGGATTTTCCCGGGGCCGCACAGGGACAGATCCGGCAGGATCCCGGCCTTGACCAGGACCTGAAACCCGTTGCAGATGCCGATGATCAACTTGCCGTCGGCCATGAACTTTTTGACCTGCTCGCCCAGCAAAATGCGCAGTTCGTTGGCCACGATCCGGCCCGAGGCGATGTCGTCCCCGTAGGAAAATCCGCCCGGCAAGGCAAGGATATGATAATCGCCCAGGGCCGTTTCGCCGCGAAGGAGCTGATTGATGTGCACCAGGTCCGCCTGGGCGCCGCAGCTGCGGAAGGCAAATTGCGTTTCCATGTCGCAGTTGACGCCCGCGGTCCTCAGGACCAGGACTTTAGCCTTTTCGGCCATTGTTCTTCCTTTTGCCGTAAAAATTGCGGATGATGTGCAGGACGTGCTCGGGCTTGTCCACCACTTCCAACAGATCCATATCTTCCGGGCTGATGTTGCCGGCCTTGACCAGGGAATTTCTCAGCCAGTCCACCATGCCCTTCCAATACGCGCTGCCGAAAAGCACGACCGGGAACTTTTCGATGCGCCGCGTCTGGATCAGGGTCAGGCTTTCGAACAGCTCATCCATGGTCCCGAACCCGCCGGGAAAAATGACGAAGGCCTTGGCGTATTTCACGAACATGACCTTGCGGCAGAAAAAATAATGAAAATTGATGAGCGTGGTCGCGTATTTGTTGGGTTTCTGCTCAAACGGCAGGTCGATGTTGAGCCCGATGGACACGCCGCCGGCCTTGGTCGCGCCTTTATTGGCCGCCTCCATGATCGCCGGACCGCCGCCGGTGATGATGGCATACCCGTCCTTGGCCAAAAGTTGGGCGGTCTTTTCCGCCATTTTATACATCGGGTGCGTTTTCTTGGTCCGCGCCGAGCCGAAAATGCTCACCGCCGGGCCGATCCGGCCCAGCTCTTCGAACCCTTCCACGAACTCCGACATGATCTTGAACACCCGCCACGGGTCTTCCATCATCATGGCTTCTGCGGATTCTCTGTCGCGTTGATTCATTGGATCTCCTTGATAATTACCAGGACAGGGGCTTTTGCCACGCGTCCTTCAAATCGCCGATATGCGCGTTCACACACACCTCGCGATTGAGCCCGTGAACGATGAACTCCGGCGTCGATTCGACCCGGCCGATCATCCGGCAGGCCACACCGGCCATGGTCCGCTCAAACGCCTTCTGATGCTCCGGAGCGACCTCTGCCAAAAACCGCGTGTTCGATTCAGAAAATAAAATCTCGTCGTTGCGCTTTGTGCCCGAAGACGGGGCCTGGTCCAGGCGGACCGTCACGCCCAGCCCGCCGCTGAACGCCATCTCGGCCAGGGCCACGCCCAGGCCGCCCTCGGAACAGTCATGCGCGCTGCGCACAAGCCCTTTGCGGACGGCCCTGGAGAGCGCCTGAAAAATTTTTACGCCTGATTTAAAATTCACCTGCGGCACGCTCCCGCCCAGGAAGGACATCGTATCGTAATAGATCGAGCCGCCCATCTCGGGCATCGTTTTGCCGACGGCATAGATCAGGTTTCCGGATTTCTTAAAATCCATGGTCACGCACTTGGTGACGTCCTCAATGATCCCGATCGCGGAGATCAGGATCGTGCCCGGGATCGCGATGGACTTTTTCCCTTCCGTATACTCGTTGTACAGACTGTCCTTGCCGGAAATGAACGGCACGCCGTATCCGACCGCGGCTTTGTAGCATCCCTGCGCCGCGCGGACCAGGCTTCCCAGCCGGTCCGGTTTGTCCGGATTGCCCCAGCAAAAGTTGTCCAGGATGGCGATGCGCGACAGGTCGCCCCCGACCGAAATGACCTGGCGCACGGCCTCGTCGATGCAGGACGCCGCCATCCAGAACGGGTCGATCATACCGTAACGGATGTTGATCCCGTTGGAGATCGCCACACCCTTGACCGACCCCAGCCGCGGCGTGATCACGCTCGCGTCCGACGGGCCGTCGCAGGCGGCCCCGCACAACGGCTTGACCACGCTCCCGCCCTGGACCTCATGGTCATACTGGCGGATCACCCATTCCTTGGAGCAGACATTATAATGCGAAAGGCTGTCCAGAAGGCTTTCCGTCAGATCCGGCGGGCAGGCGAATTTAGGCTCTTTCACCTTCGGCTTGGCCCACACCGCCTGTTTGGTGATCTGCGGAATGCCCTCGTGCAGGAATTCCATGTCCAGATCGCAGACCTGGACATCGCCGAAGAACAGCTCCAGCCGTTTGTTGCCGGTGAATTCGCCGATCACCGTGGCCTCGGCGTTCTCCCCTTCAAAAATCTTCAAAAGCCGGCCGATATTCTTCGGCGGCACGGCCATGACCATGCGCTCCTGCGATTCGGAGATCCAGATCTCGGTATAAGACAATCCCTTGTATTTGAGCGGCACGGCTTCCAACTGCACCCGCGCGCCCAGTTCCTGCCCCATTTCCCCGACGGCGCTGGAAAGGCCCCCGGCCCCGCAGTCCGTGATGGCGGAATACAGATTTTCGTCGCGCGCCTGCATCAAAGCGTCGAGGACCTTCTTCTCTTCGATCGGGTTGCCGATCTGCACGGCCCCGGACGAGACGACTTCCGACTCATGGGTCAGCTCGCCCGAAGAGAACGTGGCGCCATGGATCCCGTCGCGGCCGGTGCGCCCGCCCGCCACAACCAC
This portion of the Candidatus Omnitrophota bacterium genome encodes:
- the purQ gene encoding phosphoribosylformylglycinamidine synthase I encodes the protein MAEKAKVLVLRTAGVNCDMETQFAFRSCGAQADLVHINQLLRGETALGDYHILALPGGFSYGDDIASGRIVANELRILLGEQVKKFMADGKLIIGICNGFQVLVKAGILPDLSLCGPGKIQAATLTNNDSGKFEDRWVRLKSGGRCVWTEGLGEIIYLPVAHGEGKFFVEDTALLKKWEENGQIVFRYCSAGGGRPQYPDNPNGSMDDIAGITDPTGRILGLMPHPERHFLFTQHPFWTRLEKKGRFGHGAKIFENGVRYVRERFLSEQPIGASGA
- a CDS encoding TIGR00730 family Rossman fold protein; its protein translation is MNQRDRESAEAMMMEDPWRVFKIMSEFVEGFEELGRIGPAVSIFGSARTKKTHPMYKMAEKTAQLLAKDGYAIITGGGPAIMEAANKGATKAGGVSIGLNIDLPFEQKPNKYATTLINFHYFFCRKVMFVKYAKAFVIFPGGFGTMDELFESLTLIQTRRIEKFPVVLFGSAYWKGMVDWLRNSLVKAGNISPEDMDLLEVVDKPEHVLHIIRNFYGKRKNNGRKG
- the purL gene encoding phosphoribosylformylglycinamidine synthase subunit PurL, encoding MIWRAEIKDKEGVFDSPGEGTLKDIHDLGISSVSGVRVAQVYTIEGDLAEDAIRRVCEDLLTDQITQESSYHRAGDAVSSLFPQPGVRVMEIAYNPGVMDPVETSTLKGIRDLGIKGARSVRTSKKYFLQGQVSEADAQRIADKVLMNKLIQHVVQEESAEAGLPTQAAGSEVKVVLVDMARAGDKQLKDLSQKGQLFLNLEEMKAIRNYFRRIGRNPTDCELETVAQTWSEHCHHKTFRGNILYRSRENGRVKKTLIRSLLKSTIIKATRQINKSWCVSVFHDNAGVIDFDKEWNVCFKVETHNHPSALEPFGGANTGVGGVIRDTLGTGLGAKPVCNTDIFCFAPPDYDAGRVPAGTLHPKRVMKGVVSGVRDYGNKMGIPTINGAILFDDHFVANPLVYCGNVGLIPKGKEKKAARTGDLVVVAGGRTGRDGIHGATFSSGELTHESEVVSSGAVQIGNPIEEKKVLDALMQARDENLYSAITDCGAGGLSSAVGEMGQELGARVQLEAVPLKYKGLSYTEIWISESQERMVMAVPPKNIGRLLKIFEGENAEATVIGEFTGNKRLELFFGDVQVCDLDMEFLHEGIPQITKQAVWAKPKVKEPKFACPPDLTESLLDSLSHYNVCSKEWVIRQYDHEVQGGSVVKPLCGAACDGPSDASVITPRLGSVKGVAISNGINIRYGMIDPFWMAASCIDEAVRQVISVGGDLSRIAILDNFCWGNPDKPDRLGSLVRAAQGCYKAAVGYGVPFISGKDSLYNEYTEGKKSIAIPGTILISAIGIIEDVTKCVTMDFKKSGNLIYAVGKTMPEMGGSIYYDTMSFLGGSVPQVNFKSGVKIFQALSRAVRKGLVRSAHDCSEGGLGVALAEMAFSGGLGVTVRLDQAPSSGTKRNDEILFSESNTRFLAEVAPEHQKAFERTMAGVACRMIGRVESTPEFIVHGLNREVCVNAHIGDLKDAWQKPLSW